The following proteins are encoded in a genomic region of Drosophila willistoni isolate 14030-0811.24 chromosome 3R, UCI_dwil_1.1, whole genome shotgun sequence:
- the LOC111519180 gene encoding elongation of very long chain fatty acids protein F-like, with the protein MSTSVDPVELPLMTSLWSVVFILLAYVIFVFKVGKDWMKNRRPYNVQKPMLIYNAFQIVYNVTLLCNIFHMVFIKQIYNFRCMESLPLDHPEKRWERLLSYFYFLNKVCDLMDTIFFVLRKSYKQITVLHVFHHISMVLFFPIFYPKFGAGGEIVSMGMCNTFVHSLMYTYYFISALFPNMKGIEKWKKLITISQMVQFLICHLHGDIMFIFYPECKLYGQHLLLMGMSTAMFIMFANFYHKAYMQPKSKNRE; encoded by the exons ATGTCTACATCAGTTG ATCCCGTGGAATTACCATTGATGACCTCGTTATGGTCTGTGGTATTCATTCTTTTGGCATATGTAATCTTTGTGTTTAAAGTGGGCAAAGACTGGATGAAAAATCGTAGACCCTACAATGTGCAAAAACCCATGTTAATCTACAATGCCTTTCAAATTGTCTACAATGTCACACTACTTTGCAAT ATTTTTCATATGGTTTtcattaaacaaatatataatttcCGCTGCATGGAATCATTGCCACTGGATCATCCTGAGAAGAGATGGGAGCGTCTTCTTAGCTATTTCTACTTTCTAAACAAAGTCTGTGATCTCATGGATACGATATTCTTTGTGCTACGCAAGAGTTATAAGCAAATCACAGTTCTTCATGTCTTCCATCATATTTCTATGGTATTGTTCTTTCCCATTTTCTATCCCAAATTCGGAGCTGGCGGAGAGATCGTCTCAATGGGCATGTGCAATACATTTGTGCATAGTCTAATGTAcacatattattttatatCGGCTCTGTTTCCCAATATGAAGGGAATTgagaaatggaaaaaattaatCACAATATCACAAATGGTGCAGTTTTTAATATGCCATTTGCATGGCGATATAATGTTTATATTCTATCCAGAATGCAAATTGTATGGTCAGCATCTACTGCTAATGGGAATGTCCACGGCAATGTTCATTATGTTTGCCAATTTCTATCACAAAGCTTATATGCAACCAAAGTCAAAGAATCGTGAATAA
- the LOC6648202 gene encoding serine/threonine-protein kinase D3, giving the protein MEGPEVTFLFQFGSIRDAVSVPVNALTLKSLKDLACDFINTKIPDSGLTYLSERILLFVHDYSTPNVLHIINSAAEVVDETLVEIVLTASPILYPTSEMPTLKPHSLNVHSYKAPTFCDFCGEMLFGLVRQGLKCDGCGQNYHKRCVVKIPNNCNRSSDATSRRSFTLQAPRSPSGSSSQQSLVSNEESRNDSNSSLNIPGYQAGRHQRTHSAGSSSGRNGLTVLRIPHTFMVHTYGIPTVCQLCKKLLKGLFKQGLQCRDCQYNTHKKCMDKVPLDCTGEAQLSQLQAEINEGTPTRKDRDNFFREEFDDSDFEDNELGMGKFKGGATNLVAGRPREAPKALTNAQNSPPELVNGGGLDSSSNSGETKSSDGQSEQSQSSSSSSPSANIPLMRIVQSVKHTKKRGGQAIKEGWLVHYTSLDKAVKRYYWRLDSKTITLFISEQGSKYHKELALSELISIETQREPKSQEANYCFELCMPNLSYFVGQDPLLGVKDEQAVRLPPPDSGIGSDIAKSWETSIRQAYMHVTNTQCCESEEQVQDMGQLYQIFPDEVLGSGQFGVVYGGVHKKTKREVAIKVIDKLRFPTKQEAQLKNEVAILQNISHCGVVNLERMFETPERIFVVMEKLKGDMLEMILSHSRGRLSERVTKFLITQILIALKYLHSQNIVHCDLKPENVLLSSDAEFPQVKLCDFGYARIIGEKSFRRSVVGTPAYLAPEVLRNKGYNRSLDMWSVGVIIYVSLSGTFPFNEEEDINDQIQNAAFMYPPNPWKEISSNAIDLINNLLQVKQRKRYTVDKSLQHYWLQDKQTYRDLRNLEAQVGGGRYLTHEADDIRWDCAGDM; this is encoded by the exons ATGGAGGGGCCCGAGGTGACATTTCTGTTTCAATTTGGCAGCATACGGGATGCAGTCAGTGTACCAGTGAATGCTCTAACCTTAAAGTCTCTCAAGGATTTGGCATGTGATTTCATAAATACTAAG ATACCAGATAGCGGTTTAACGTATCTATCAGAACGAATTTTACTTTTCGTCCATGACTATAGTACGCCAAATGTGCTGCATATTATCAATTCTGCAGCGGAAGTTGTCGACGAGACCTTAGTGGAAATTGTATTGACAGCGAGTC CCATATTGTATCCCACATCGGAAATGCCAACACTGAAGCCACACAGCCTCAACGTGCACTCGTATAAGGCGCCCACATTCTGTGATTTTTGCGGTGAAATGCTGTTTGGTCTGGTGCGCCAAGGACTCAAATGTGATG GTTGCGGTCAAAACTATCACAAACGATGCGTAGTGAAAATACCAAACAACTGCAATCGCTCAAGTGACGCCACATCCAGACGCTCCTTTACCCTGCAAGCGCCCCGCAGTCCATCTGGCAGCAGTTCACAGCAGTCGCTTGTCTCCAATGAGGAGTCTAGAAATGACTCGAACAGTTCACTG AACATACCAGGCTATCAGGCTGGACGACATCAGAGGACACACTCGGCCGGGAGCAGCAGCGGTCGCAATGGACTCACCGTCCTCCGCATACCACACACATTTATGGTGCACACGTATGGCATTCCAACAGTGTGTCAGCTGTGCAAGAAGCTGCTGAAGGGTTTGTTCAAGCAGGGATTGCAGTGTCGTGACTGCCAATATAATACGCACAAGAAATGCATGGACAAGGTGCCGCTGGATTGTACGGGCGAGGCACAATTGAGTCAATTGCAGGCCGAGATTAATGAGGGAACACCAACACGCAAGGATCGCGACAATTTCTTTCGTGAGGAATTCGACGACAGTGATTTTGAGGATAATGAGCTGGGCATGGGCAAATTTAAAGGTGGCGCCACCAATTTGGTAGCGGGACGTCCTCGTGAAGCGCCCAAAGCTCTGACAAATGCACAAAATTCACCGCCCGAGCTGGTCAATGGCGGCGGATTGGATAGCAGTAGTAATAGTGGTGAAACCAAGTCAAGTGATGGTCAATCCGAGCAATCACAATCCTCTTCGTCATCCTCGCCCAGTGCCAATATCCCGTTAATGCGAATCGTCCAATCGGTCAAGCACACCAAGAAACGTGGTGGTCAGGCCATTAAAGAGGGCTGGCTGGTCCATTATACCTCACTGGACAAGGCGGTTAAGCGCTACTATTGGCGTCTAGATTCGAAAACCATAACGTTATTTATCTCAGAGCAGGGTAGCAAATACCACAAAGAGTTGGCCCTGTCGGAACTCATATCCATAGAGACGCAACGGGAACCAAAATCGCAAGAGGCCAACTATTGCTTTGAATTGTGTATGCCAAATCTGAGCTATTTTGTGGGTCAAGATCCTCTGCTCGGAGTGAAAGATGAGCAGGCTGTGCGACTGCCGCCGCCAGATAGTGGTATTGGCAGCGATATTGCCAAATCCTGGGAGACAAGCATAAGGCAGGCCTATATGCATGTAACAAATACAC AATGCTGTGAATCAGAGGAACAAGTCCAGGATATGGGACAACTATATCAAATATTTCCCGATGAGGTTCTTGGATCGGGACAATTTGGTGTCGTGTACGGCGGTGTTCATAAGAAAACCAAGCGTGAGGTGGCCATCAAGGTGATTGATAAGCTTCGATTTCCCACCAAGCAGGAGGCACAGCTAAAGAACGAAGTGGCCATACTCCAGAATATCTCGCATTGCGGTGTCGTCAATCTGGAGCGTATGTTCGAGACTCCGGAGCGTATATTTGTTGTCATGGAGAAACTAAAGGGGGACATGTTGGAGATGATTCTCTCACATTCACGTGGACGTCTCAGTGAACGTGTTACCAAATTCTTAATAACTCAAATACTGATTGCTCTAAAGTACCTACACTCGCAAAACATTGTGCATTGCGACTTGAAGCCGGAGAATGTGCTGCTCTCCTCGGATGCTGAATTCCCACAAGTGAAGTTATGTGACTTTGGCTATGCAAGAATTATTGGCGAGAAATCATTTCGACGTTCCGTGGTGGGTACACCGGCATATCTTGCACCTGAAGTGTTGCGCAACAAAGGCTACAATCGATCCCTCGACATGTGGAGCGTTGGCGTCATCATCTATGTGAGTCTTAGTGGGACTTTTCCTTTCAACGAGGAAGAGGACATCAATGATCAGATTCAGAATGCCGCCTTTATGTATCCACCGAATCCCTGGAAAGAGATATCATCAAATG CCATTGACCTGATTAACAACCTGCTGCAGGTGAAACAACGCAAACGTTATACGGTAGACAAGAGTCTTCAACACTATTGGCTGCAGGATAAGCAAACCTATCGAGATTTGCGTAATCTGGAGGCACAGGTGGGCGGTGGGCGTTATTTAACGCATGAAGCCGACGACATACGCTGGGATTGTGCTGGTGATATGTGA
- the LOC6648201 gene encoding uncharacterized protein LOC6648201, translating to MQQCVTTGTTVLPARILCLPNFFQQFTDDNPTKKMPLSMIQLSLVVLAASGLGVTSQIKLNPGNKAKAEPEGFTTHSAVWIEYQRERFGVTNNQAKPQIVSPSQSTHIAVPANTTGQPMDVVTPKVETTSRRHSSQATEGEVADGMAASTDATQINEGDIQFPTMQGFLKFLKSMQNTWIKKSALSIEKKIKLLKQLRDNLMKIIEQQFSVLWQPTERQRRKRRGLLEDANIDFPPEAAIMSINFLTFAVFLIKLVLQVVQIVKSKHYNFSGFNINTEVVRNP from the exons ATGCAACAATGTGTAACAACTGGGACAACAGTTCTCCCAGCAAGAATACTTTGTCTTCCAAACTTTTTCCAGCAGTTTACAGATGACAACCCAACGAAGAAGATGCCGCTCTCAATGATCCAATTGAGCCTTGTAGTGCTGGCAGCCTCTGGTCTTGGTGTAACATCTCAGATCAAGCTCAATCCAGGTAACAAGGCCAAAGCAGAGCCAGAAGGATTTACTACACACAGTGCGGTATGGATTGAGTATCAACGCGAACGTTTTGGTGTTACCAATAATCAGGCCAAGCCGCAAATCGTTAGCCCCAGTCAAAGCACACACATTGCGGTGCCAGCGAATACCACAGGACAACCAATGGATGTGGTCACACCCAAAGTGGAAACCACCTCAAGGCGACACTCCTCGCAAGCAACAGAGGGCGAAGTTGCAGATGGAATGGCTGCTTCAACAGATGCCACTCAAATAAACGAAGGCGACATTCAATTTCCCACCATGCAAGGATTTCTCAAGTTCCTGAAATCTATGCAAAACACTTGGATTAAGAAATCGGCATTGAGTATagagaaaaaaatcaaattgctGAAGCAATTGCGCGACAATCTCATGAAAATTATTG AGCAACAATTCTCGGTTCTGTGGCAACCAACCGAGCGGCAAAGACGCAAACGTCGCGGCCTGTTGGAGGACGCCAATATAGACTTTCCACCCGAAGCGGCAATTATGAGTATTAATTTCCTAACATTTGCCGTCTTTCTAATTAAACTGGTGCTG caaGTGGTACAAATTGTAAAGAGTAAACACTACAATTTTAGTGGCTTCAATATAAACACAGAGGTCGTAAGGAATCCTTAA
- the LOC6647572 gene encoding nose resistant to fluoxetine protein 6, which translates to MALLISSCVPLLLLLLSANFGSVKAYSSEDLLIWLQHSNLGYQVLQQALNDSQVERTNLEISCVSEVHKLLQEANNKTLSALKVLDAWGKYPQGLLYGHFSDMGNYESCLSFKDNSSKYCLANIKFDNLIPDSMDSLALNIGTCIPSACSANQLNYWLSNYLRDIFGETSPTNGTLVEEYNCAVADRQPLSGLDWFAICVFVLLALVVLLATILDYREVSSKLLLSFSLRQNVPQLVKTKSTTAAHMIPCLHGIRCLTIIWIIYGHGYMFLLLAPNVNAYDIVAWAQTPYSMILQSGSISVDTFFLLSGLLLVMSTLRELERNSGRLNVPVMYLHRFVRLTPVLALAVLFFMTLFPRLDDGPFWKMFTGSSQLCRETWWATLLYVQNYAAAGKMCLGHSWYLAVDMQLYILSPILLIALYKWGRKAAAVIVVIILLLFGCVFSIVMLNNLQVFQRNGNLGADSAEMRLIYYTTHARANPWLIGLLFGYFLHCNSYRKQFPKWLSFSVWLIALSLIVTVLFAVYPYTQTGSGDISPLSGAFYICCSHIAWPLALCWLIWACQTGQAGLINSFLSWSFWQPLSRLSYCLYIWHLLVETAHMARIKTSLHFSNYDTVLQFWSHFGITLMVSTVMYLCIEAPLVKLEMQLLSPRRTADNKPNSASNTNTVSVVGVSQQNLVNA; encoded by the exons ATGGCATTACTAATATCAAGTTGTGTACCATTATTGTTGCTACTGCTGTCAGCCAATTTCGGGTCGGTCAAGGCCTATTCCTCGGAGGATTTACTTATCTGGTTGCAGCATAGTAATTTAGGATATCAAGTGCTGCAACAAGCACTCAATGACAGTCAGGTAGAAAGGACGAATTTGGAAATCTCATGTGTGTCAGAAGTCCACAAACTCCTTCAAGAGGCTAACAATAAAACTTTATCGGCTCTTAAAG TTCTAGATGCCTGGGGTAAATATCCACAAGGCCTGCTCTACGGCCACTTCTCGGATATGGGAAACTACGAGTCCTGTCTGAGTTTCaaggacaacagcagcaaatatTGTCTGGCCAATATAAAATTTGACAACTTGATTCCAGACTCGATGGatagtttggcattaaataTAGGCACCTGCATTCCATCAGCATGCAGTGCGAACCAACTTAATTATTGGCTTAGCAACTATCTGAGAGATATTTTTGGCGAGACCTCCCCAACGAATGGAACTCTAGTGGAAGAGTATAATTGCGCAGTGGCTGATCGGCAACCATTGTCCGGACTAGACTGGTTTGCAAT CTGTGTATTTGTCCTCTTAGCCCTAGTGGTTCTTTTGGCCACCATATTGGATTATAGAGAAG TTTCTAGCAAGCTACTCCTTTCCTTTTCCCTACGTCAAAATGTTCCTCAATTGGTAAAGACTAAGTCGACAACTGCCGCTCATATGATACCTTGTTTGCATGGCATTCGATGCCTTACAATTATATGGATCATCTACGGCCATGGATATATGTTTCTGCTGTTGGCTCCGAATGTGAATGCCTATGACATTGTAGCCTGGGCCCAAACACCTTACTCCATGATACTGCAGAGTGGTTCCATCTCGGTGGACACGTTCTTTCTACTCAGTGGTTTACTGTTAGTAATGAGCACTTTGCGGGAACTAGAGCG TAATTCGGGTCGTCTTAATGTCCCTGTTATGTATCTGCATCGCTTTGTACGTCTTACTCCTGTCCTGGCCTTGGCTGTGCTTTTCTTCATGACACTTTTTCCACGTCTGGACGATGGTCCTTTTTGGAAGATGTTTACGGGGTCTTCTCAACTGTGCAGGGAAACCTGGTGGGCCACTTTACTATATGTTCAAAATTATGCAGCAGCTGGAAAGATG TGCCTCGGACATTCTTGGTACCTTGCTGTGGATATGCAACTGTATATCCTTTCGCCAATTCTACTAATTGCTCTTTACAAGTGGGGCAGAAAAGCTGCTGCTGTCATTGTTGTCATAATTTTGCTACTATTTGGTTGTGTCTTTAGTATTGTCATGCTTAATAACCTTCAAGTTTTCCAACGCAATGG AAATCTGGGAGCAGACTCGGCAGAGATGCGTCTCATATACTACACCACACATGCGCGTGCTAATCCATGGCTAATCGGCTTACTGTTTGGATATTTCCTGCATTGCAATAGCTATCGCAAGCAGTTTCCCAAATGGTTATCCTTTAGTGTCTGGCTAATAGCTTTATCTCTAATAGTCACTGTGCTCTTTGCCGTCTATCCGTACACCCAGACAGGATCGGGTGATATATCTCCACTGTCCGGCGCCTTCTATATATGCTGCAGCCACATTGCCTGGCCCTTAGCGCTGTGCTGGCTAATTTGGGCATGTCAGACAGGTCAGGCCGGTTTAATTAACTCGTTTCTCAGTTGGTCATTTTGGCAACCTTTGTCTCGGCTTTCATATTGCCTTTACATCTGGCATCTATTGGTGGAAACAGCTCATATGGCCCGCATAAAGACGAGCCTTCATTTCTCAAACTATGACACG GTTCTACAATTCTGGTCACATTTTGGAATTACTTTAATGGTATCAACTGTGATGTACTTATGCATTGAGGCACCCCTAGTTAAATTGGAAATGCAATTATTAAGCCCACGGAGAACGGCTGATAACAAACCAAATTCAGCTTCTAATACAAATACCGTATCGGTGGTTGGAGTTTCACAGCAAAATCTTGTCAATGCCTAG